A segment of the Candidatus Fusobacterium pullicola genome:
CTATTTTTGCCTTTCCAATTCCCAACTCATAACTGTCCTTATAATAACTATCAATAGAACTAGTATTATATTTTGTAAATCTCTTAATATAATTGTATCTATAATATCTGCAACTATTAAAAATTGTAAAGCTACAAGAATGTACTTGTCCATTCCACCTTTCATTATCTTATCTATTCCTAAGCTAGTTCTATTTTGTAAAAGTAAAAAAACACTTTTAAGAAATCCAAAACAGATGATCCCTATAGATAAAATAGTAAAAAAGAATGAAAGAATATGTAAAAATTCCTTAAACAAAATCATACTATGTTGATATAATTCCATCATTAACTCCTCTATTTTAATTTTATATTTTTCCAAACTTTTTTCAATTCTTTTACAGCCTCTTCATCTTTTAATAAATCTGTTTTTTCATAAGCAGAGATACTTTTATCTATAACCAAATCCCACTCCAAATAATCACAGATACATCTAAATTGTCTACTTATTAAATCATACTCCTCATCATCCAATGTAGCAGCTCCAACAGCTAGAATTCCAATTTGTTTGTATCTTCTTTTTTCTCTAAATCTCTTCATATACATTCTATCTATAACAGCTTTTAATTGTGCTGATACTCCCCACCAATAAACTGGTGTTCCAAAAATTACTACATCTGCTTCATCAAGTTTATCTATCAAAAATTGTCCATCATCATTATGATTTATACATTTTTCATTATTTAAAAGACAGCAATCACAAGCTAAACAACCATTAACCTTATATTTAATTATATCAATAAATTCTATATCAGCTTTTAAATTCTCTTCAATTCCTTTTTCAATAATTTTCAAAGCTGAGAAGGTATTCCCTTTTCTTGGACTTCCATTTAATAACAATACTTTCATTCTCTATGCCTCCATATGTAAAATATTTCTTTCCTATATTTTACTCTTCACTCTCTCATATTCCTTTTATTTAAAAGATATTATTAATTTTTTATTCTATATTCAACTTTACATTTACCATTATTTTTTCTTCAGTCATATTAAAAATATTATCAATAATTCTCATTCTAAAAGTTCCACTTCCCTCTTCAGAAGTTAAACTTTTTTCCGCTATCTCTCCAGCAATTCCCATGAGAACAACTCCAATAGTAGCTCCTTCATAAATATCTTCTCTGTAAGCTCCACAAATTGTTCCTATCAAAGAGGCAGTCATACATCCAGTTCCAGTAACCTTTCTAAGAAGAGGAGTTCCATTTTTTATTTTACAAACTCTCTTTCCATCACTTACAATATCCTCCTTGCCAGTAATAGCTATGACACTCTCTAGCTCTATTGCTAATTCCTTTGCTAAAGATGAACTATTTTCAAACTCTTCTACTGAATCAACACCTTTATTATTTTCATTTTTTATTCCTGCTATTGTTTTTATCTCTGCTAAATTTCCCTTTATAACAGCAAATTTAACATTTGAAATTAATTTTTTCACCAAATTTTCCCTCGAAGCCGAAGCTCCAGCTCCAACTGGATCTAGTATAACTGGTACATTTAATTCATTTGCTAGTTTCCCAGCTTCTATAACCATTTCACACATCTTACTTTCCATTGTTCCAATATTTATTACTAAAGCCGAAGAAAAGGATAGAATCTCTCTTAACTCCTCTTTACAATATGACATTAAAGGTGACCCACCCAATGCTAAAGTGATATTTGCACAATCATTTATTGTAACGCTATTTGTAATATGAAATACAACTGGATTTTTCTCTCTAACTATATTTAAAATCTCTGCTCTCATAATATTTCCTCCCCCTATTATTCAGATTTTTTTTAATCTCTTTTTTAAATTTACTGTTGCCTCTCTGATATTTTCTTTACCTAAAATTTCTGATATAACAGCTATACCATCTGTTCCTGTTTCCATAACCTCTTTCACATTAGATAAGTGTATCCCCCCTATTGCTACATTAGGAATATTTACACTCTTAACTATTCTCTTTAATCCAGCTATTCCCATAGGTTCATTTATATCCTTTTTACTATCTGTATAAAATACAGCTCCTATCCCTAAATAATCAGCTCCGTTTTTCTCTGCTAACTTAGCTTCCTCTACATTTCCAACTGATATTCCTATAATTTTTCTATCTCCTAAAATCTCTCTCGCCCTTGTAAGTTCTTCATCACTCTGTCCAAGATGGACACCATCTGCATCTATAGCTTTAGCTATCTCTACATTGTCATTAATAATTAATGGAATACTGTATTTATCAGTTATGCCTTTTGCCTCTTTAGCAAGCTTTAGAAATTCATCCTCTGAAGCTGTCTTTTCTCTCAACTGTATAATAGTGACTCCTCCTAATATACTTTCCTCTATTGCTTCCAAAATATCTCTTCCTTTCAAAATTCCTCTATCTGTAACTAGATAAAGAGAGTAATCTACATTTTTTTTATTCATAATCAACACCAGCTTTTTTATACAGTTCAATAAAATGTCCTACAGGTCCAACTCCTTCTCCAATTTCAAAAGAGTTTTTTATTGCAAGAGTAATATATTTTTTTGCAATTTCAACAGCCTCTTCTTCAGAATACCCCTTTCCTAATAAAGAGGCTATAGCTGATGAAAGGGTGCATCCTGTCCCATGGGTATTCTTACTCTCTATTCTTTCACTATAGAATTTAACTATTTCGCCATTCTCTAAAAGTAAAATATCTGTACAATTATCCTCTCTATGTCCACCTTTTACTAAAACATTTTTTACACCTAGCTCTTTAATTTTTTTAGCAGCTCTTATCATATCCTCTTCACTCTTTATCTCCATTCCACTCAAAACCTCAGCCTCAGGTATGTTAGGTGTTACAAGAGTTCCTATTTTTAAAAATTTTTTTAAACTCTCAATAGCTTCATCTTTTAATAATTTATATTTACTTTTAGAGATCATCACAGGATCTATTACAATATTTTTTGCTGAATACTTAGCCAATGTTTCTTGAATAACAGTTATTAGTTCACTACTTGATAACATTCCTATCTTTACAGCATCTACATCTATATCCTCGAAAATAACTTCAATCTGCTTTTGAACTATCTCCTTTGATATATCTTCAACTCCAAAAACTCCTAAAGTATTTTGAGCTGTCACTGCTGTAATAACACTCATACCATATACACCTAAAGCACTCATTGTTTTTAAATCTGCTTGTATTCCAGCTCCCCCACAACTATCTGACCCAGCAATTGTTAAAACTTTTTTCATCTTTATTCTCCTCCTAAAACAATTTAATATATAGTTTATAGAATGAAAATAAAAAACCACCTCTTTATAATAAAGAAATGGCATATATACTAAAACACTTGCCACTTCCCTACGCTAGTATTATCTAGAACAGGTTCCAAGGGTATTTCTCAGCCAAATATAGCACCCCTAGTAGCTTTTTATTTATTCTATCATTTTGAAATATATCATATATCTACTTTTATTTCAATATATTTTTTACTTTTAATTTCCTTATGTATGAAAAAAACAACTCTCTCGAGTTGTTAGTTACATATGGAGGCGACGACCAGATTTGAACTGGTGAATGGAGATTTTGCAGACCTCTGCCTTACCGCTTGGCGACGTCGCCATATTTAATTGTTAGTCAGTGGTGCCCAAAGGCGGAATCGAACCACCGACACGGGGATTTTCAGTCCCCTGCTCTACCGACTGAGCTATCTGGGCAAGAATAATGGCGGGAGTGACGAGGGTCGAACTCGCGACCTCATGCGTGACAGGCATGCGCTCTAACCAACTGAGCTACACCCCCATTCATGGTGGTCTCAACAGGACTTGAACCTGTGACCCCCTGCTTGTAAGGCAGGTGCTCTCCCAACTGAGCTATGAGACCATGTTTATTTCTTTACCGTGCTTAGATATAATACCTTATTTTCTTTAATAAATCAATTTAAAATATTTAGAATTATATATAATTATTTTAAAATATAATAAAATAAGTTGATTATCTTTATTTTTCTAAATTTTTATTATTTTTTTATTTAATTAAAAAAGAGAGCTCCTCTCAGATAACTATTATTTAAACTCTAAGTAATAATCATAAGTAAAGCTCTCTTCTTTTTTTATAATATTTATATAATTTTTCTAGTTGAATCTATAATTCTAAAAATAGATTGATGAAAAATACTCTCATATTTATAGGAAATCTTAGCATCCCCTTCATTGTAAGTCTCTCCTGCAGTCCATTTAAATCTCCCATAACTTCAATCAAATAGCTTACAATATCTCTATAAATATTTCTATCACTAGAAGCTCTTACTATCTCCTCAGCAAAAAATATTTTTTCATAGGTTTTTAAATAACTTCTATTATTTACAAAATCTCTAATAGCTTTGTACATATCTATTTTATATTCTAACTCTTTACTCTCTTCATATCCTTTTATAGCTCTTGCTATCTCCTGATACGAATAGCCACTCTCCAAATCAATATCGAGTAGTTTATACCTCTCTATATCCTCACTATTCCCTCTAAAAAATGAGTATGTATAATCGTCTACCTCTAATTCTTGTGCTGTTCTTCTTTTGATTTTTACCAGTATACTTCTAGATTTTATTGTTGGTAAAATATTTAAATTATTATTTAAAAGAATAAAGAAACTCCCTTGATTAGGTTCCTCTATAAGCTTTAGTAAAGCATTACTTGCTTCTTTCTTCATCTTGCTTATATCTTTTATTATAAATATTTTTCTATTTCCCTCATAAGAGCTTGAAGAGGATTTGTAAGTCAGTTCCCTTACTTCATCAACCTTTATTCCATCTGGATTATCTAGTATCTCTAAATCACTATAAAGTAGTTTGTCTATCCTTTTACAAGTACTACACTCTCCACAAAAATTCCCCTCTAATACCTCACAACACAATCCCTTAGCAAAATACAGAGCAAACTCCATAAGTAAGTTCATATCACTTCCATAGAAGAGATAAGTTCCTGAGTTTTTATCCAATTTTAACTCGTTTTTAAAAAATTCTTTTACCTCTTCATTGGAAATTATATCCCTTATCATTATCTTTCTGCCTTCTCTATCTGTCTTAAGACATTTAATTGATCTAAGGCTAAACCAGCTCCTCTAACAACACTTTCTAATGGATTTTCTGCTAATTTAACTGTTAGATTTGTATGTTTTGCTATTAACTCTGGGAAGTTTCTAATTAATGAACCTCCACCTGCCATTATCATACCTTTATCAATTATATCTGAAGCAAGTTCTGGTGGAGTTTGCTCTAGTACATATTTTACACACTCTACTATCTCCATTAAAGAGTCATGTATAGCCTCTCTTACCTCTTCTGAAGTTATCTCTACAGTCTTTGGAAGTCCCATTATCAAATCTCTACCTTTTATTGTCATAACCTCTTCCTCTTCTAAAGGTAGAGCAGTTCCAATCTTTATCTTTATCTCTTCAGCTGTTTTATCTCCTATCAATAGATTATGAGTTTTCTTTACATACTTGATAATATCTGCATCAAAGTTATTTCCAGCCGTTCTAATAGTTTTACTTACAACAGTTCCTCCAAGTGAAATTACAGCTACGTCTGTAGATCCACCACCAATATCTATTATCATATTTCCTTCAGGAACTGATATATCCATTCCAGAACCAAGAGCTGCAGCTCTTGCCTCTTCTATCAAATATGCTCTCTTTGCTCCGGCAGATATGGCTGCTTCAAGTACTGCTCTTTTCTCTACTCCTGTTACATCTATAGGAACACATATCATTATCTCAGGCATGAAAAAACTATATGAACCAAAAACCTTTTTAATAAAATATTTTATCATAGCTTCTGTAACATCATAATCAGCTATAACCCCTTCACTAAGTGGTTTTACAGCTACTATTGTATCTGGTGTCTTACCTAACATCTCTTTAGCTTCATTTCCTACAGCTAATATCTTTCTACTCTCTCTTTCAACTGCTACAACTGATGGTTCATTCAAAACAATTCTTCTATGTTTTTTACTATATACAAGTGTATTTGCAGTTCCTAAATCTATTCCTAAACTTCTATTAAATCCTATATTCGGGAATTTAAACTTCATCTTTCTTCTCCTCCACACACAATTTTACTGCTAACTCTATCAAATCCTCCCTATTTTCTATATAGAATCCAGCTATAAGAGCTTCAAAAGCCGTAGCTTCTCTATATTCTTGTACGGTACAAGATTTTGGGAAAGTCTTTATATTACCATTTTTTGCTCTCTTTCCCAATCTCTGAAATTTCTCCTCTAACATCGGAAAAATCTCTCTATACACTTGACTCTGTTTCTTAGCATTTACACAATTTTTTACTCTTTTATTTAAATTTTGAAGATTTAACCCCTTAGATATCCAATACTTTCTAATATTTAGTTCCCATATTGAATCTCCTAAGTAAGCTAATACAACTCCACTAGTCTCTCTTAAATCTACATTGTCCATGTAGTCTTATCCTTTCCATCTTTTATTTTAATACCCATCTCAGCTAATCTATCTCTTATCTTATCTGACATAGCCCAGTTCTTTTCAGCTCTTGCTTCTCTTCTAAGCTCAAGAATGAACTCTATTAACTCAGAACTCATATTTCCAACAACTGTTTCAAGCTTTAATTTTACTCCTAGAGCTTCTTCCATAACATTAACTATATAGTCTACTGTCTCCTTTACTACTTCAGCTCCCTCAGCATTTATAGGAGTATCCACAGCTTTATTTAACTCTTTAACTAATTCAAATATAGCTCCCAATCCCATAGATGTATTAAAATCTTCATCCATAGCAGATATAAATTTTTCTTTTGCCACTGCTAATTGCTCTTTTAATTCTGAACAAGAGTTTCCATCAGCTTTAACATCTACTAATGCCTCTTTTCCTCTCATTAAAGCATTTTCTATTCTCTCTAGAGAAGTTTTAGCTTGAGTTAACTCATTATCTGAGAAATCTATAGGTTTTCTATAGTGTGAGCTTAATACAAACAGTCTTACAACTCTTCCATCATAATGCTCTAACACATCTCTAAGTAGGAAAAAGTTTCCTAAAGATTTTGACATCTTCTCACCATTTACATTTATATAACCATTATGCATCCAGTATCTTGCATAATCTCCACCACAACCACATTTTGATTGAGCTATCTCATTTTCATGGTGTGGAAATATTAAGTCTTGTCCTCCCCCATGAATATCAAATGTATCTCCCAGATACTTATGAGACATAGCAGAACACTCTATATGCCATCCTGGTCTTCCTTGTCCCCAAGGTGAATTCCAACTTGGTTCTCCCTCTTTAGCCTTTTTCCATAGTGCAAAATCTAATGGTGATTTCTTTATCTCACTTATCTCTATTCTTGCTCCACTTCTTAAATCCTCTATATTCTGATGTGATAACTCTAAATACTTATCCTTATATGACTCTAC
Coding sequences within it:
- a CDS encoding DUF1622 domain-containing protein yields the protein MELYQHSMILFKEFLHILSFFFTILSIGIICFGFLKSVFLLLQNRTSLGIDKIMKGGMDKYILVALQFLIVADIIDTIILRDLQNIILVLLIVIIRTVMSWELERQK
- a CDS encoding flavodoxin family protein, which produces MKVLLLNGSPRKGNTFSALKIIEKGIEENLKADIEFIDIIKYKVNGCLACDCCLLNNEKCINHNDDGQFLIDKLDEADVVIFGTPVYWWGVSAQLKAVIDRMYMKRFREKRRYKQIGILAVGAATLDDEEYDLISRQFRCICDYLEWDLVIDKSISAYEKTDLLKDEEAVKELKKVWKNIKLK
- the thiM gene encoding hydroxyethylthiazole kinase codes for the protein MRAEILNIVREKNPVVFHITNSVTINDCANITLALGGSPLMSYCKEELREILSFSSALVINIGTMESKMCEMVIEAGKLANELNVPVILDPVGAGASASRENLVKKLISNVKFAVIKGNLAEIKTIAGIKNENNKGVDSVEEFENSSSLAKELAIELESVIAITGKEDIVSDGKRVCKIKNGTPLLRKVTGTGCMTASLIGTICGAYREDIYEGATIGVVLMGIAGEIAEKSLTSEEGSGTFRMRIIDNIFNMTEEKIMVNVKLNIE
- the thiE gene encoding thiamine phosphate synthase, producing MNKKNVDYSLYLVTDRGILKGRDILEAIEESILGGVTIIQLREKTASEDEFLKLAKEAKGITDKYSIPLIINDNVEIAKAIDADGVHLGQSDEELTRAREILGDRKIIGISVGNVEEAKLAEKNGADYLGIGAVFYTDSKKDINEPMGIAGLKRIVKSVNIPNVAIGGIHLSNVKEVMETGTDGIAVISEILGKENIREATVNLKKRLKKI
- the thiD gene encoding bifunctional hydroxymethylpyrimidine kinase/phosphomethylpyrimidine kinase; the protein is MKKVLTIAGSDSCGGAGIQADLKTMSALGVYGMSVITAVTAQNTLGVFGVEDISKEIVQKQIEVIFEDIDVDAVKIGMLSSSELITVIQETLAKYSAKNIVIDPVMISKSKYKLLKDEAIESLKKFLKIGTLVTPNIPEAEVLSGMEIKSEEDMIRAAKKIKELGVKNVLVKGGHREDNCTDILLLENGEIVKFYSERIESKNTHGTGCTLSSAIASLLGKGYSEEEAVEIAKKYITLAIKNSFEIGEGVGPVGHFIELYKKAGVDYE
- a CDS encoding ATPase is translated as MIRDIISNEEVKEFFKNELKLDKNSGTYLFYGSDMNLLMEFALYFAKGLCCEVLEGNFCGECSTCKRIDKLLYSDLEILDNPDGIKVDEVRELTYKSSSSSYEGNRKIFIIKDISKMKKEASNALLKLIEEPNQGSFFILLNNNLNILPTIKSRSILVKIKRRTAQELEVDDYTYSFFRGNSEDIERYKLLDIDLESGYSYQEIARAIKGYEESKELEYKIDMYKAIRDFVNNRSYLKTYEKIFFAEEIVRASSDRNIYRDIVSYLIEVMGDLNGLQERLTMKGMLRFPINMRVFFINLFLEL
- a CDS encoding rod shape-determining protein, with protein sequence MKFKFPNIGFNRSLGIDLGTANTLVYSKKHRRIVLNEPSVVAVERESRKILAVGNEAKEMLGKTPDTIVAVKPLSEGVIADYDVTEAMIKYFIKKVFGSYSFFMPEIMICVPIDVTGVEKRAVLEAAISAGAKRAYLIEEARAAALGSGMDISVPEGNMIIDIGGGSTDVAVISLGGTVVSKTIRTAGNNFDADIIKYVKKTHNLLIGDKTAEEIKIKIGTALPLEEEEVMTIKGRDLIMGLPKTVEITSEEVREAIHDSLMEIVECVKYVLEQTPPELASDIIDKGMIMAGGGSLIRNFPELIAKHTNLTVKLAENPLESVVRGAGLALDQLNVLRQIEKAER
- a CDS encoding Mini-ribonuclease 3-like protein — translated: MDNVDLRETSGVVLAYLGDSIWELNIRKYWISKGLNLQNLNKRVKNCVNAKKQSQVYREIFPMLEEKFQRLGKRAKNGNIKTFPKSCTVQEYREATAFEALIAGFYIENREDLIELAVKLCVEEKKDEV
- the cysS gene encoding cysteine--tRNA ligase codes for the protein MIKIYNTLTRKLEEFKPIKDGEVSMYVCGPTVYNYIHIGNARPAIFFDTVRRYFEFRGYKVTYVQNFTDVDDKIIKRANEEGITCEEVATKYINAYFEDTAKVNLKEEGMIRPKATEHIGGMIKIIKSLIEKGHAYESQGDVYFDVESYKDKYLELSHQNIEDLRSGARIEISEIKKSPLDFALWKKAKEGEPSWNSPWGQGRPGWHIECSAMSHKYLGDTFDIHGGGQDLIFPHHENEIAQSKCGCGGDYARYWMHNGYINVNGEKMSKSLGNFFLLRDVLEHYDGRVVRLFVLSSHYRKPIDFSDNELTQAKTSLERIENALMRGKEALVDVKADGNSCSELKEQLAVAKEKFISAMDEDFNTSMGLGAIFELVKELNKAVDTPINAEGAEVVKETVDYIVNVMEEALGVKLKLETVVGNMSSELIEFILELRREARAEKNWAMSDKIRDRLAEMGIKIKDGKDKTTWTM